A stretch of Lathyrus oleraceus cultivar Zhongwan6 chromosome 6, CAAS_Psat_ZW6_1.0, whole genome shotgun sequence DNA encodes these proteins:
- the LOC127092396 gene encoding triacylglycerol lipase SDP1, with the protein MDRISNEATVDLFPIGPSGILGRAIAFRVLFCKSISHFRYQLFLGFLEVFHRFRRFWGPIISWLHPRNPQGILAMMTILAFLLKRYSNVKVKAELAYRRKFWRNMMTTALTYEEWAHAAKMLDKETPKLNALDFYDVELVTNKLEELKHRRQEGSLRDIIFCMRADLVRNLGNMCNPELHKGRLHVPRQIKEYIDEVSTQLRMVCHSDSEELALEEKHAFMHETRHAFGRTALLLSGGASLGAFHVGVVKTLVEHKLMPRIISGSSVGSIMCSIVATRSWPELQSFFEDSLHSLQFFDQMGGIFTIVKRVTTFGAVHEIRQLQIMLRHLTSNLTFQEAYDMTGRVLGITVCSPRKHEPPRCLNYLTSPHVVIWSAVTASCAFPGLFEAQELMAKDRSGEIVPYHPPFNLGPEEGSSQVRRWRDGSLEIDLPMMQLKELFNVNHFIVSQANPHIAPLLRLKEFVRAYGGNFAAKLAHLVEMEVKHRCNQILELGFPLGGLAKLFAQDWEGDVTVVMPATLAQYSKIIQNPSYAELQKAANQGRRCTWEKLSAIKANCGIELALDECVAILNHMRRLKRSAERAASATHSLPTNIKFSASKRIPSWNVIARENSTGSLEDFLADTAASFNHGVSSPSGATGKNSKYHRSMHDVSDSESESADLNTWTRSGGPLMRTTSADMFIDFVQNLEVDTDLNRGIGTNFSPREFQYQSPKFQTPDRCSENSESDQRENGNRGVMNGSSIMVTEGDLLQPERILNGIVFNVVKKEVLTPSSRSCDYDDSNNNEVPECVQIECPGKEMDDAVSSASENGDDKFSTARTLTETPDFNPI; encoded by the exons ATGGATCGTATAAGTAATGAAGCTACAGTTGATCTTTTTCCAATCGGTCCTTCAGGAATTCTTGGCCGTGCAATTGCTTTTAGGGTTCTTTTCTGTAAATCCATTTCACATTTCAGATATCAGTTATTCTTAGGTTTCTTGGAGGTCTTTCATAGGTTTAGGAGATTTTGGGGACCCATTATATCATGGTTGCATCCGCGAAACCCTCAGGGAATATTAGCAATGATGACAATTCTTGCTTTCTTATTGAAACGTTATAGTAATGTTAAGGTAAAGGCTGAATTAGCATATAGGAGGAAATTTTGGAGAAATATGATGACAACTGCTTTGACTTATGAGGAGTGGGCTCATGCAGCTAAGATGCTTGATAAAGAGACACCAAAGTTGAATGCATTGGATTTCTATGATGTCGAATTGGTTACCAACAAGCTTGAAGAATTAAAACATCGCCGACAAGAGGGCTCTCTTAGAGATATTATTTTTTGTATGAGAGCGGATCTCGTTAGAAATTTAGGTAATATGTGTAACCCCGAGCTTCACAAAGGTAGGCTTCATGTGCCTAGACAAATCAAAGAGTATATTGATGAGGTTTCAACTCAGTTGAGAATGGTTTGTCACTCTGATTCCGAGGAGCTTGCATTGGAAGAAAAACATGCTTTCATGCATGAAACTAGACATGCTTTTGGGAGGACTGCTTTGTTGTTAAGCGGGGGTGCTTCTCTTGGAGCTTTTCATGTCGGGGTAGTTAAAACACTTGTAGAACATAAACTTATGCCTAGAATTATTTCTGGTTCAAGTGTCGGATCCATTATGTGTTCTATTGTTGCCACTAGGTCTTGGCCAGAGCTTCAAAGCTTTTTTGAGGATTCATTGCACTCGTTACAGTTTTTTGATCAAATGGGTGGGATTTTTACCATCGTCAAGAGGGTCACAACGTTTGGTGCTGTTCATGAGATCAGACAGTTGCAGATCATGTTGAGGCATCTAACAAGCAATCTAACGTTTCAAGAAGCTTATGACATGACGGGCCGAGTTCTAGGGATTACAGTTTGCTCCCCGAGAAAGCATGAACCGCCTAGATGTCTTAACTACTTGACATCACCCCATGTTGTTATATGGAGTGCAGTCACGGCTTCTTGTGCGTTTCCTGGCCTTTTTGAGGCTCAGGAGTTAATGGCAAAGGATAGAAGTGGAGAGATTGTTCCTTACCATCCTCCATTTAATTTGGGTCCTGAAGAGGGTTCCTCACAAGTGCGTCGTTGGAGGGATGGTAGCTTGGAGATTGATCTTCCTATGATGCAGTTGAAAGAGCTCTTCAATGTCAATCATTTTATTGTCAGTCAGGCCAATCCTCATATTGCACCATTATTAAGATTGAAAGAATTTGTACGAGCTTATGGAGGTAATTTTGCTGCCAAG CTTGCTCATCTGGTAGAGATGGAGGTCAAACATCGATGTAATCAAATACTGGAACTCGGTTTTCCATTAGGTGGACTTGCCAAGCTGTTTGCTCAAGACTGGGAGGGTGATGTAACAGTTGTTATGCCTGCTACTCTTGCTCAG TACTCAAAAATTATCCAGAACCCTTCTTATGCGGAGCTTCAAAAGGCAGCTAACCAAGGGAGAAGATGCACTTGGGAAAAGCTTTCAGCCATTAAAGCTAATTGTGGAATTGAGCTTGCTCTCGATGAGTGTGTTGCAATTCTCAATCATATGAGAAGACTAAAAAGAAGTGCTGAGAGAGCGGCTTCTGCTACTCACAGTCTTCCCACTAATATCAAATTCAGTGCCTCAAAAAGAATTCCATCATGGAATGTCATTGCGCGGGAGAATTCTACCGGATCTCTTGAAGACTTTCTTGCAGACACCGCTGCTTCATTTAATCATGGGGTTAGTAGTCCCAGTGGGGCCACTGGTAAAAATTCAAAGTACCACCGCAGCATGCATGATGTAAGTGACAGTGAATCTGAAAGTGCTGACTTGAATACTTGGACCAGATCTGGTGGTCCTCTGATGAGAACTACTTCGGCAGATATGTTCATTGACTTTGTCCAAAACTTGGAAGTTGATACTGACCTAAACAGAGGAATAGGAACTAATTTTAGCCCTCGCGAATTTCAGTATCAAAGTCCCAAATTCCAAACACCGGATAGATGCTCTGAGAATTCAGAATCTGATCAGAGAGAAAATGGCAATAGAGGTGTCATGAATGGATCTAGCATAATGGTAACTGAAGGTGATCTTTTGCAGCCTGAAAGAATCCTTAATGGAATTGTGTTTAATGTTGTGAAAAAAGAAGTCTTGACACCTTCAAGTAGAAGTTGTGATTATGATGATAGTAATAACAATGAAGTTCCTGAGTGTGTTCAAATTGAATGTCCAGGGAAGGAGATGGATGATGCTGTTAGCTCAGCTTCTGAAAATGGAGATGACAAATTCTCAACAGCTAGGACTCTAACTGAGACACCAGATTTCAATCCCATATGA